One Candidatus Hydrogenedentota bacterium genomic window, TGGGAAAAGGTCGAGATGGAGAAAACGACGCGTCCTAACGACATGTCATGGACGATTCACGATATCGCGCGTGAGGCGGGTGTCTCGGCGAAGACCGTCAGCCGTGTGGTGAATCAGGAGCGGGGCGTCGCGGAAGACACGCGGCGGCGGGTCGAGTCTATCATCGAAGAAGTGGCGTACTACCCGCATACGGGGGCGCGCAGCCTTCGCACGACCACCCGCGACTGCATTGGCGTGACGTTGCCGGCCCCCCGTTCGGTCGTTCCGCTGAGCAGCACCATGCTGAACTGGCTGTTCGTCGAGCTGGACCGGGTATTCGGGTCGAAGGGGAATTTCGTTGTGTTCGATCTGAACCCCTACGCGACGGCCAACCACCACGATTATGCCCGCGGCCTCTGGGAACAGCGGTACTCCGGCCTGGTAATCGCCGGTGTTCTGACCGAAGACGACCCCGTGGTCCGCAGGGTACACAAGTCGGGCGCCCCCTACATGACCTCCTGCCGCATGGATACGTTCCCCGAGTGCAGCAGCGCCACGATTGATATCGAGGAGGGGGCGTATCTGAGCACGGATTACCTCATCAAGCGGGGCCACAAGCGCATCGGCATGTTGAAGCCGTTCAGGAATATGCAGCCCGGCAACGCCCGTCTCCGCGGCTACGCGCGCGCCTGCGAAGCCAACGGCATTCCCTTCGACGAAAACCTGGTCCGCCCGGTCACCCTGGAGTCGGCGGACGTAATCAACGCTGTCTTCCGGCTGCTCTCCGACCCGACGGTGACCGCGCTGATCGACAGCAGCGGCGGCGAAGACTCCGCGAGCATCCGCGAAGGAGTGCGGCGCACCGGACGCGTCCTCGGCAAGAACGTCGACGTGCTGCCGTGGACCTATTCCCACAACGCGACGGTGCTCAACGAAGCATGCGCGCACCTGTGGCTCCCGTTGCGCGAAGCCATGGCCGAAGGGTTCGAACTCCTCGAGAAATGGTTCCGGAACGAGGCCGAAGGGCCGGTTCATGTCCTCTATCACACGATTCTTCGCGAAACCCCGGGTGAAGACGAGGTGTTCGAGAAGCACACCGTGTTCCAGTTGATTACCTGAACGCCGCGCTGCGGGTCCGCTTCCTCCGGCGAGCATCTTCATTGGCGCGTTCTCCTTGTGGGCCCGCCGCCCGTGTGGGACCGGCGCCCTCGCTCCTGCTTGTGTGAGACCGGCGCCCTTGCCGGTCATTCCGCCACGTGTGGGACCGGCAGATATCCCGGCCCACATTTGGGACGCCCCCGCCTCGGACACAACAGTCCGACAAAGCGCCAACGGCGCATAACATACCGGCCTTTACAGCGCCAACGGCGCGAAACATACCAGCCTTGGCTGAAGGCCAAGGAAACCGGCCCCCCAAAAATCCTCACCGGGCTGAAGGCCCGGAACATTACGTCGTGCGGCCGTTCAATCCCCAATATGTTTCGGGCCTTCAGCCCTCTTGCCTGTTTTGAATCCCATCACCTGGCCCTTCAGGCCAGGCTGGTATGTTACGCGCCTTCGGCGCTCCGGAGGTCCCATGCCGCCGCCGTTGGTGCTCTGGGGGACGCCTGCCGTTGGCCGTTGGCGGGGTTATCTGACCACGGCAAGGAGATGACGCCCCTGGGAGCGCCGAGCGCCAGCTCGGCATTCTTGTGCCGTCTGCCGCGTCGGCGGTCCGGACACCCCATGTTTCGCGCCTTGGGCGCTGAAGAGGGGTAAGCTGCAATCTGAAAGCATGTTTCGCGCCGTTGGCGATGGCATGGCCTGTTGCGGTAAGCTATGTCCCTGCGCATAGTGTCTTGTATGAAAGAAGCCGTCGTGGCGCTCTTGCTCGGGTTCCACCGCTTGGCAATATGCGGAACGCGCAATATACGTAACCGAACGCAGAGGAAATGGGCATGGCAAGGAATATTTACGAGAAAATCTGGGACGCTCACGTGGTGTACGAGGAACCGGGCCGGGACACGCTGCTGTTCATTGACCGGCATTTTGTTCATGAGGTGACTTCGCCCCAGGCCTTCGAGGGTCTGAGGCTGGCGGGGCGCAAGGTGCGGCACCCTGAACTCACGTTCGCGACCATGGACCACAACATTCCGACTACGGACCGCACTAAACCCATTGCGGACGCCCTGTCAAAGACCCAGGTTGAGGCGCTCCTCGCCAACTGCAAACAGTTTGGAGTGACGTGCTTCGACATGAACAGCGAGTTCAACGGCATTGTGCACGTGATCGGTCCGGAACTGGGGCTGACGCAGCCGGGATTCACCATCGTATGCGGGGATTCGCATACGGCGACGCACGGGGCGTTTGGCGCGCTCGCGTTCGGCATCGGCACAAGCGAGGTCGAGCACGTGCTGGCCACCCAGACCCTGTTGCAGCGAAAATCAAAGACCATGGAAGTGCGTCTGAGCGGCAAACTGGGCGCGGGCGTCACGCCGAAGGACGTAATCCTCGCCATCATCGGCAAAATCGGCACGGCCGGCGGCACAGGCTATGTGCTCGAATACACCGGGGAAGTGATCCGCAACATGACGATGGAAGGGAGGTTGACGGTCTGCAACATGACTATCGAGGCCGGGGCCCGGGCCGGTCTCGTATCTCCCGATACCACCACGTTTGAATACCTGAAGGGCCGGCCCCGTCTGCCGAAGGGCACGAGCCACGAGGAACTTGTCAGAGGATGGCAGGCCTGGGCATCCGACCCCGGCTGTTCCTACGACTCGCTCGTTGAACTCGATGGGGCAGCAATCGAGCCGCAGGTCACGTGGGGCACCTCGCCCGGAATGGTCACGGGCGTCAGCGGCACGGTGCCGCGGCTGAACGAGATTGCGGATGCCAACGCGCGTCTCGCTGCCAAGAAGGCCCTGGAATATATGGATTTGCCCGAGGGACTGCCCATCAGAGACATCACGATCAACAAGATGTTCCTCGGTTCATGCACGAACGGCCGCATCGAAGACCTCCGGGAAGGCGCCAGGGTGGCCAAAGGCTACAAAGTCCACGCGGCCGTTGAGCAGGCCCTCGTGGTACCCGGTTCGCGGCAGGTCAAGGCGCTGGCCGAAAAGGAAGGCCTGGACCAGATCTTCAGGGAAGCCGGGTTCGAGTGGCGTGAACCCGGCTGCTCGATGTGCCTGGCCATGAACGCCGACGTGTTGAATCCGGGCGACCGGTGTGCGGCAACGTCGAATCGCAATTTCGAGGGACGCCAGGGCAAGGGCGGCCGGACGCACTTGGTGAGCCCGGCCATGGCCGTCGCCGCCGCAATCGAAGGACACTTCGTCGACATTCGCGACTGGGAATACAAATAGAGCGAAGCAAAGGAGGCGGTCATGGGTTGCTGTTTGGGCGTGGTTGCGCTTATTTTCCCGCGAATTGCGCTGTTCGTGATGTGGCTGAGCGGGTACGGCGGCCGGGCCTTTGACACCATCCTCTGGCCGCTGCTGGGCTTTTTTTTCATGCCGTACACGACCTGCGGGTATGCGTTCGCGGCCAATTCGCTGGGCGGCCTCAAGGGATGGGGGCTGGCGGCGCTCATCGTTGGCGTCGTGCTCGATGTAGCCAGCCACGGGGGAGGGGCGCGCTCCGGACACCACTATTACCAGCGCGTCCGCGTCCATAGACACGACTAGGCCTTGGACTGACACGGAAACATCGACCGTTTGAGGAGTGAACCGATGAAACCATTTACCATGCTGACGGGCATTGTCGCGCCGCTCGAGGCGCTCAATGTCGATACGGACCAGATTATCCCGAAGCAGTTTCTCAAGCGCGTGGCGCGCACGGGCTACGAAGACGCCCTGTTTTTCGACTGGCGCTACCTTGACGACGGCAAAACGCCGAATCCTGATTTCGAGATGAACGCGCCGCGGTACCAGGGGGCGAGCATTCTGCTGGCCAAGGACAATTTCGGCTGCGGCTCGTCGCGCGAACATGCTCCCTGGGCGCTTGACAACTATGGATTCCGGTGCCTGCTGGCGCCGTCCTTCGCCGACATTTTCTACAACAACTGCTTCAACAATGGCATACTCCCCATCAAGCTGCCGGGTGGAGTGGTCGAGCAATTGTTCCAGGAAGTGCGCGCCCGGGAAGGGTATCGACTGACAATCGACCTGCCCGCGCAGACGATTACGAAACCGAACGGCGAGAGTATCGCGTTTGATCTGGACCCGTTTCTCAAGGAACGGCTCCTGAACGGTTGGGATCAGATTGCGCTGACCCTCCGCCACGAAGACAAGATTCGCGCCTACGAAGAACGCCGGGGGCTGGCATAAGCCGCCTCCGCATGACGCGTCCGGGAATGCGCCGGCAGGCAACGAGCGGAGATGAACGCCACAGAAGCGACGCCAGAGGTCTCGGGGGAAAAGCCGGAGCGCCGATTGCCCTGGCTCGAACGCCCTCATTCCGGGACTACGCTGATTCTCGGGCTCGGTCTCTTTTTCTGGCTGTGTTTCGCGCTGGCAGGCACGTTTTCGCCGCCCGAGGAGCGTATCGAGGGCGTTGACCCCGTGGCGTACTACGCGTGGCTGCGGTCCCTGGCGTTCGATCACGACCTCGACTTCGAGAACGAATATCGCGCGCTGGTCCCCGAGGAAGAAGCCCTCACAAAAGGCAGCCCCGTCGACCCCGGCGGCCCCCGCACCGCGACCGGCCGCGTTCCCAACGCATTCTCGATAGGGCCCGCGATATTGTGGGCGCCGTTTGTCGCGGCCGGCCATTTTGCGGCAACGATGGGCGGCATCCCGGCCGACGGGTATTCGCAGCCCTACCACACGGCGGTTTTTCTCGCCAACATCGTCTACGGCACGGCGGGCGCGCTGTTGGTATTCGCGGCGCTGCGCGCGCGCTGGGACAGGCGCACGAGCAGCCTTGCGGCCATCGGCGCATGGGCGTGTTCTCCCGCCTTGTACTATGCCTATGCCCAGGAAGCCATGGCGCACGCGTGTTCGTTCTTTGCGATGGCCCTGTTTCTGTGCGCGTGGCTGCGCCTGCGCAAATTCGAGACGGTGTGGGGATGGGCGTTGATCGGCGGCTCACTCGGCCTGGCCGCCTTGGTCCGCTGGCAGAATGCGATGTTCGCCGTCATACCAGCCATCGACCTTCTCTGGAAAACCGACCGGAATAAGCTCGCCCGCCTGGCCGTATGCGGCGCGGCGGCGGCCCTGGTGTTCAGTCCCCAGATGGCCGGCTGGCATGTCCTGTACGGGTCGTTCGTGACCATCCCGCAGGGTCCGGGGTTTATGACGTGGTTTCGGCCGGCGCTGGTTCGCGTGTTGTTCTCGGCCCGTGAAGGCCTCTTCACCTGGACTCCGCTCATGGCGATGGGCGTTCTGGGCCTGTTCCTCTGGCCTGAGGACGACAAGAAAGCCTATGCGGCGATGGCGGCCGCCGTGCTGATTCAGGTCTATATCACCGCCTGCGCGGGTGACACGGGGTGGTCGTTCGGAATGCGCCGTCTTGTCAATTGCACACCCTTCTTCGCGGTAGGCCTGGCGACGGTACTCTCGCGCTACAGGACCGCCAGACCGCGGTGGGCCGGACTCGTCATCGCCGTGTGCGCCGCCTGGAACGCCCTGTTTGTCATGCAATACGCGGGACTGCTCGATACGCTCTACATCAACAAGGCCCTTCAAACAGTCTCTGAACAGCACCACGTTCCGGTGGATACTCTGGCCAGCATGAGCACTCTTCCGGACGGAACACCGTTTGACGCCGAGGAATTCGCGCGAAACCACCGTTTCCCCCGGGACAGCGCCCCCACATTGCGCCAGTTCATCCCCGACAAGTTGACCGTGTTGGTGGTATTCGTGCGGAGAGTGCTCGCATGGCGTTAACGGCCCGTCCGGTCCATCGCCTCGCGCCGCTTCTTCCTACTGGCTGTTCTGAACAGAAAAACCAGGACACATAAGAACAACGCCGTGAACCTCTCAGCTCACGGCGTTGCAGGCATTCTGCCGTTGGGTCCTTGGGATGCTCAGGTCGCGGCGTCGACACCGCCGATCCGGGCAAGGTCCTCAGACACGGGGAATTTTTCGCTGGGATACCGGATGAACTCGACGTGCCCGTCCATATAGAGCACGTTAGAGCCGCCGGGGATGTGGTTGAAATCATTCACGGAGGTATTCAGCACATCCCACCAGACTGCCAGGGTAGACTGAGCCATGCTGCTGGAAGCCGGATTGTTGATATCCGTGATGAAGAACCGCTCGATGCCCTCGCGAAGACGGTATGCGTTAAGGTTTCCCAACGTGGGATGGGCGATGGTGTGGTCTGCTTCGGTGTCGTTGAACAGAGGCAGGAGCGCTTGGGCGGCCAGAAGCGCACCCAGCTCCGCATCGCCGCCACCCCAGATCTCATTGTCAATCCATTCATTGCTGCCAACGGCGTACCCCATATAGGTGTAGGATGAGTCGCCCTGGTTCGCGAATCTTCCCCATCCGTCAAGGAGGTTGATGCCGTCGGCAGGATTCATGTCAAGTTCGCCGTCGGCGCGGACCCAGTTGCCGCCCGTGTTCGGGTCCAGCATATTCTTGCCTTCCGGGTCCGAGGGGCAAATGAGCACGTTCGGGTCAGTCAAGTATTCGGGATAGATGCTGGCCGGATTGGGCATCCAGCACATTTCGGTCGCGACACGCGGAACGCTCGGGTCATCCGTTGGCATCTGAGGGCCTTGTACCTTGTGAGGGAACTTTTCGCCCTTCGATTCGTTGGCGTACATCTTCAGAACAATTCCGAGTTGTTTCAGGTTGTTGGCGCAACTCGCCCTTCTGGCAGCCTCACGGGCGCGCGCGAGCGCCGGCAGCAAGATAGCGGCAAGTATGCCGATAATTGCAATAACCACCAACAGTTCAATCAACGTAAATCCAGCTCGCTTCCTCATTTCTCTCTCTCCTTGAGTTTTGATGCCCCTGCAGGCCTTCCCGGGACCGTGCCCAGGAACTCCCCGTGATCTGGCAGATTTGGCTCTTGTCCCGGGGACCGGACCTCGTGTCCTTCTTTGCGTATCCCGGGATTGCCGAAACACCCCTATCGTTGGTTCGTTAGAAGATTGATCGGGAGCCGCCTCTTCCCCACAGGCATGATACCCCCATCGCGTCCTCCGAAACAAGGACGAAAGGTTAGCGGATATTCAATCATGCGCAGGTTTTCGCGAGCGTGAGCGGGACGCCGGCGAACGCCCCCGCGCCCACGAAAAAGGGCGCCTCGCGCATTCATCGAGGCGCCCTGTCCGTATCCGTGGGGCATTCAGCCTACTAATACATAAGCTCCATCCAGCGCTTGCCTGCCTTGAGCTCGGCCTTGCGCCGCTGCCATTTCTCTTGCGAACCGGCGATCTTGGCCATGGCCTCGTCCAGAAGTTCGCTCACCTTCTCATGTCCGGCCACGTAGACATACGTATCGGGGTCGCGGACCATGTCCCACACTTCGTGAGCGTTCTGCTCGATGGCTTTGTCCAGCGCGATGGGGGCATCGAGCGCTGGATGGGGGCTGACCGCCTCAAACGCCTTGAACGTTCCTTCGTCGTAGTAGTTGGCGAAGTCATCGCGCTTGTCGTTCATATAGATCATTTCGAGACCGGTCTTGGCGCCGAAGAACAGGCGAACTTTGCCCTTCCAGCCGCCGCGCTCGTCGTAAATGTGGCGAACAAATGCGCGGAACGGGGCGATGCCCGTGCCCAATCCGACCATCAGGAGGTTCGTCGTGTCGTCATCGGGGATCGAGAACGCGCCTTTGTACGGCCCTGCCATCGTGAGCTTATCACCGGCCGTCCGGTCGCAAAAATAGTTGGAAGCCTTGCCTTCGTACTTCTCGCCGCTGTAGTCGTCGATGTAAAAACACCTCTTCACGCAGAGCGTCAGGCGCGTTTTTCCGCCGGAGGCCTTCTTGCCGCCGGCTATGGTGTACAGGCGGAGGTGATATTCGCTGCCAAACTCGTGCGGACCCGGCACCAGCAGCCCGATGCTGTCCCCCACGGTGTACGAGAAGTCATCCTCCAGCTCAATAACGATATTCCGGATATCCTCCTCCGAGTCCGCCGGAGTGATGCGTTCGTTACTGATGACCGTTGCCACAAACGGTTTGCTGATGTCCAAGTCTGCCAGAGACGCCATGGTAATTCCTCCGCTTCGTTCTCCACGCAGGAGAACCCTTTGCGCAATTGATACGAACGCCCGGGCAGGGCATGTTTGCCTGATGGCTCACACTGGCCCCGGCATAAGGTGCACTCGGCGTACAGTCCTCCCCTGCCCGAAGGACCCATCTCAAACTCAGTAAGCACGTATTGTAGGGGGCATGCACAGGGAGAGTCAAACGGCCGGGCAGCCGGTACGCTTCCTGGGCGAAGCCCCCTGGAGTCGGAGCTGTGCCTCTCCCGCATCCGGGGCTGGAAATGGTTCACGCCGTTTCTGCGGAGCTTGCGCGACTGATACAGCCACCCGGAGCAGCTCAGTGCCCTTGGTGCAAGCGGTCAGCAAGAAACAACGGAAGACCCGCCTCGACGATGCGCCGGGCCGCCGCATCAACGTCATAAGGAACCCGCACCAGCTCGTATTCCTCGGTTTCCGAGTTGAAGATGCCGAACGACGCCCGGGCATCGTCGTCCCGGGGCTGTCCTACCGAGCCGGGGTTGATCAGGTATACCTTCCGGGGGTCCAGGGTGAATCTTGACTCTTCGTCCAAGGCGTACACCCCGTCGTCGGTGAAGATGCCCGGACAATGCGTATGGCCAAAGAAGCATACGCGATAGTTTCTTTCGAGCAGTTTGTCAATATAGGGCCGCGTCTCTTGCCACGAGAAGATGTAATCCCATTCCCCCTCTTCCGGGGTGGCATGAACAGCCAGGAACGAGTCGCAGACCATGCTCAGGGGCAGATTCTTGAGCCACTCGAGATTGTCCGGGCTGAGGTGTTCGGTAGTCCACTTGACGGCCGATAAGGCGAGCTGGTTGAATCCCCACGGCTCTTCCTGGCCGCAGGCTACGGCATCGTGATTGCCAAGAATAGTGGGAATGTCCCGCGCGCGAATGGCTGACACGCATTCGTCGGGCGATGCGCCATAGCCGACAACGTCCCCGAGGCATATGGTCCGGGGAATCGTGTGCTCATCGATATACGCCAAGACGACATTAAGGGCTTCCAGATTGCCGTGAATGTCGGAGATGATGGCGTAGCGCACGCGCACCCCCCTTCTGCTTCGGTCTCTCAGACCTGGCCCGCGGCGTGATTCGATAGGCTCCGGTCCGGCTGGCCTCGAAAATACATCAAAATCCCACCCCTTTGCCACGGTCAACGCGTCAGAAACTTGAAGTCTTCCGGGCAGAACTGCGATAAGAATGCCTTGATAATTCGAAAAGTGCAACCTGTTAGCAAGTCTTTTGTGCTTATCAAGAGGAACTGAGAATGAGCCCACGTACAGCAGCGTTGAGCATCCTGTTCACGGCCGTTTTCCCGGCATGGGCCGGCCAAGACGCCGCCCCGGGCCGGGAACAGGCTGCGGGGGCGCTCCGGAAGGCCGTGGAATTCTTCCAAAACGACGTGTCCATCGAGGGCGGCTATTTGTGGCGGTACACGGCCGACCTCACGCTGCGGGAAGGCGAAGGCAAGGCCACCGCAACGCAGGCATGGGTACAGCCTCCCGGCACGCCGACCGTGGGCACGTCCTTTCTTCAGGCGTACGAGAAGACGGGCGAACCCTATCTCCTCGACGCGGCACGGCAAACGGCCCATGCACTCGTGAAAGGGCAGCTGGTTTCCGGGGGCTGGCAATATTCGATCGAATTCGACCCCAAAAAGCGCGAATCATACGCATACCGCGCTGATTCGCCTGAGGCCAAAGGCCAGAACGTCAGCACCCTCGACGACAACACGACCCAGGCCGCCCTGCGCTTTCTGATGCAGATGGACAAGACCCTCAACTTCGAGGATGAGGCCATTCACGGCGCGGTCATGTATGGGCTCGAAAAGCTGTTGGCGGCGCAATACCCGAACGGCGCGTGGCCGCAGCGATTCACCGGCTCGTACAATTCCCAGGACTTCCCCGTCAAGCCTGCATCGTATCCTGACGAGTGGTCTCGGACCTATGAAGGAGCCTACTACCAGGGTTACTACACGTTCAACGACAGCACCATCAACGACGCCATAGAGACCATGTTCGACGCCGCGGAGACATACGACAGGGCCGACTGCCGCGAGGCCGCGCTGCGCGCAGGCGATTTCATCATTCTCGCGCAGATGCCCGATCCGCAGCCGGGCTGGGCGCAACAGTACGACGCCGAAATGCACCCCGCATGGGCCCGGAAATTCGAACCTCCGGCGGTCACCGGCGGAGAATCGCAGGCGGTGATGCATACGCTCCTGTATCTGTACCGAAAGACCGGCGAAACAAAATACCTCGAACCCCTCCCCCGCGCGTTGGATTACTACGAGAAATCCGCGCTGCCGGACGGCCGTCTCGCGCGGTTCTACGAACTCCGCACCAACACTCCCCTGTATTTCACCAAGGATTACCAGCTCACGTACAGCAGTGACGATATGCCCACGCACTACGCCTTTATCGTGGATTCATCGCTCGCTTCCATTCGCAAGGAATACGAGCGTCTCAAGAACACGCCGCCAGAAGAATTGAAGACCCAGTCCGCCCCTTCTAAACCGCGCATGACCCCCGAACTTGCCCAAAGAGCCCAGGCCCTCATCGATGCGCTGGACGAACGCGGCGCATGGACCGAAGCGGGAGACCTCCGGTATCACCCCAAAGGGTCCGCCGACCGCGTTATCGACACCCAGACGTTTGTCCGGAACATAGGCGCATTGTCCGACTATCTCGCAGCGCTGGAATCGTAAGCCCAAAATGCGTGAAGGTGCGCCAGACAGGCCGGGGTGGTGTGCCGCAGGGAACGTCGCTGCAGGAAGGGCAGGGAAACCCATTGCCACGGATGGGATGTCGATGACTATTTGTCGTCCCGCGAGGTCTGGTGGCGCTGAAATGCGGCGAGATAGTCCTCGGGGGTGACAGCGTACTTCTGACAAACGGTCCGCTCGAGGACCTCCCGCGGGTCGCCCCCCTGAGCATTGCCTTCACAGTAAATCCAGCATCCCCTCGCAACCCCGCGCGTCTTCTCGAGCTGTTCGTCCAGGTACTTGGGCAGGTAGTTGGGCTTGCGGGTGCGTGTGTTCCACGGATGGTACCCCGGCAGCACGCGCGCGGCGAATGGATAGGCTTTGTGCACATCTTTCACGAACGAACTGGGATCCACGAACCAGCGGACCAGATGGCTGGGCACATCCGGGGCGGCCATCTCGTTCTCCCCCGCTCCGTAGCTTTTTTCCGTGGCAATCCAGATCTCTACACCCGCGTCATGGATGCCCTTCAACCACCAGTAATTCCCGTCGCTGCACCCGGGAATCCCGGCGTACATACGCGCCTCGTATACTTGCATGAGAACAACGCCGGGCCAGACGCCGCGCATCGCCTCGCCGGCTTGCCGTCCGCGATGGTAATACATA contains:
- a CDS encoding ferredoxin-NADP reductase — translated: MASLADLDISKPFVATVISNERITPADSEEDIRNIVIELEDDFSYTVGDSIGLLVPGPHEFGSEYHLRLYTIAGGKKASGGKTRLTLCVKRCFYIDDYSGEKYEGKASNYFCDRTAGDKLTMAGPYKGAFSIPDDDTTNLLMVGLGTGIAPFRAFVRHIYDERGGWKGKVRLFFGAKTGLEMIYMNDKRDDFANYYDEGTFKAFEAVSPHPALDAPIALDKAIEQNAHEVWDMVRDPDTYVYVAGHEKVSELLDEAMAKIAGSQEKWQRRKAELKAGKRWMELMY
- a CDS encoding prepilin-type N-terminal cleavage/methylation domain-containing protein, whose translation is MRKRAGFTLIELLVVIAIIGILAAILLPALARAREAARRASCANNLKQLGIVLKMYANESKGEKFPHKVQGPQMPTDDPSVPRVATEMCWMPNPASIYPEYLTDPNVLICPSDPEGKNMLDPNTGGNWVRADGELDMNPADGINLLDGWGRFANQGDSSYTYMGYAVGSNEWIDNEIWGGGDAELGALLAAQALLPLFNDTEADHTIAHPTLGNLNAYRLREGIERFFITDINNPASSSMAQSTLAVWWDVLNTSVNDFNHIPGGSNVLYMDGHVEFIRYPSEKFPVSEDLARIGGVDAAT
- a CDS encoding pectate lyase codes for the protein MSPRTAALSILFTAVFPAWAGQDAAPGREQAAGALRKAVEFFQNDVSIEGGYLWRYTADLTLREGEGKATATQAWVQPPGTPTVGTSFLQAYEKTGEPYLLDAARQTAHALVKGQLVSGGWQYSIEFDPKKRESYAYRADSPEAKGQNVSTLDDNTTQAALRFLMQMDKTLNFEDEAIHGAVMYGLEKLLAAQYPNGAWPQRFTGSYNSQDFPVKPASYPDEWSRTYEGAYYQGYYTFNDSTINDAIETMFDAAETYDRADCREAALRAGDFIILAQMPDPQPGWAQQYDAEMHPAWARKFEPPAVTGGESQAVMHTLLYLYRKTGETKYLEPLPRALDYYEKSALPDGRLARFYELRTNTPLYFTKDYQLTYSSDDMPTHYAFIVDSSLASIRKEYERLKNTPPEELKTQSAPSKPRMTPELAQRAQALIDALDERGAWTEAGDLRYHPKGSADRVIDTQTFVRNIGALSDYLAALES
- the leuC gene encoding 3-isopropylmalate dehydratase large subunit is translated as MARNIYEKIWDAHVVYEEPGRDTLLFIDRHFVHEVTSPQAFEGLRLAGRKVRHPELTFATMDHNIPTTDRTKPIADALSKTQVEALLANCKQFGVTCFDMNSEFNGIVHVIGPELGLTQPGFTIVCGDSHTATHGAFGALAFGIGTSEVEHVLATQTLLQRKSKTMEVRLSGKLGAGVTPKDVILAIIGKIGTAGGTGYVLEYTGEVIRNMTMEGRLTVCNMTIEAGARAGLVSPDTTTFEYLKGRPRLPKGTSHEELVRGWQAWASDPGCSYDSLVELDGAAIEPQVTWGTSPGMVTGVSGTVPRLNEIADANARLAAKKALEYMDLPEGLPIRDITINKMFLGSCTNGRIEDLREGARVAKGYKVHAAVEQALVVPGSRQVKALAEKEGLDQIFREAGFEWREPGCSMCLAMNADVLNPGDRCAATSNRNFEGRQGKGGRTHLVSPAMAVAAAIEGHFVDIRDWEYK
- a CDS encoding LacI family DNA-binding transcriptional regulator, giving the protein MEKTTRPNDMSWTIHDIAREAGVSAKTVSRVVNQERGVAEDTRRRVESIIEEVAYYPHTGARSLRTTTRDCIGVTLPAPRSVVPLSSTMLNWLFVELDRVFGSKGNFVVFDLNPYATANHHDYARGLWEQRYSGLVIAGVLTEDDPVVRRVHKSGAPYMTSCRMDTFPECSSATIDIEEGAYLSTDYLIKRGHKRIGMLKPFRNMQPGNARLRGYARACEANGIPFDENLVRPVTLESADVINAVFRLLSDPTVTALIDSSGGEDSASIREGVRRTGRVLGKNVDVLPWTYSHNATVLNEACAHLWLPLREAMAEGFELLEKWFRNEAEGPVHVLYHTILRETPGEDEVFEKHTVFQLIT
- a CDS encoding metallophosphoesterase family protein encodes the protein MRYAIISDIHGNLEALNVVLAYIDEHTIPRTICLGDVVGYGASPDECVSAIRARDIPTILGNHDAVACGQEEPWGFNQLALSAVKWTTEHLSPDNLEWLKNLPLSMVCDSFLAVHATPEEGEWDYIFSWQETRPYIDKLLERNYRVCFFGHTHCPGIFTDDGVYALDEESRFTLDPRKVYLINPGSVGQPRDDDARASFGIFNSETEEYELVRVPYDVDAAARRIVEAGLPLFLADRLHQGH
- the leuD gene encoding 3-isopropylmalate dehydratase small subunit, which codes for MKPFTMLTGIVAPLEALNVDTDQIIPKQFLKRVARTGYEDALFFDWRYLDDGKTPNPDFEMNAPRYQGASILLAKDNFGCGSSREHAPWALDNYGFRCLLAPSFADIFYNNCFNNGILPIKLPGGVVEQLFQEVRAREGYRLTIDLPAQTITKPNGESIAFDLDPFLKERLLNGWDQIALTLRHEDKIRAYEERRGLA